GGTGTCCTCGAATTCCAGCTCCCACTTCCGGGCGTACCGCTGCGCGAGCGAGGGCAGCGACGCGAGCCACGGGACGGCTTCCGGACCCAGCACCTTGGGGGCGCGTTCGGCGAAGGCGGGCGGGATTTCCAAAACGGTCACAACGCCCATCCTGGTCGGCCGCGCAAACCGTTTCCGGGGCTGCCGTACGCGCGTACAGTGAGTGGATCAGGGTTTTGGCGAACCCGGGAGCTGCCATGATCGTCGAGATTGTCAGCGCGGTGGTCGTCGCGGGCGGGGTGTGGCTCGCCTCCGCGGTGCGCGTGGTCAAACAGTACGAACGCGGGCTGGTGTTCCGGTTCGGCCGGGTGCGCGCGCAGGTCCGCGATCCGGGGCTCGCGCTGCTGCTGCCCATCGCTGACCGCATGCAAAAAGTGAACATGCAGGTCGTGACACTGCCGGTGCCCGCGCAGGACGGCATCACCCGCGACAACGTCACCGTGCGGGTGGACGCGGTCGTGTACTTCAAGGTGGTCGACCCGGTGCTGGCCGCGGTCCACGTGCAGGACTACCGGTCGGCGATCGGCCAGGTCGCGCAGACGTCGCTGCGGTCCATCATCGGCAAGAGCGACCTCGACGACCTGCTGTCGAACCGCGAACGGCTCAACGAGGGCCTCGAGCTGATGATCGACAGCCCGGCGCTGGACTGGGGCATCCACATCGACCGGGTGGAGATCAAGGACGTCGCGCTGCCGGAGTCGATGAAACGCTCGATGTCGCGCCAGGCCGAGGCCGAACGCGAACGCCGGGCGCGCGTGATCTCCGCGGACGGCGAACTGCAGGCGTCGCACAAGCTCGCCCAGGCCGCCGCGACGATGGCGGACACCCCGGCGGCGCTGCAGTTGCGGCTGCTGGAGACGGTGGTGCAGGTGTCGGCGGAGAAGAACTCGACGCTGGTGCTGCCGTTCCCGGTGGAGTTGCTGCGGTTCCTGGACGCGCGGACCGACCCGGCGGCGAAACCGGCCGCGAAGCCGCCGGAGCCGCGCACGTCGGCGGAAGTGTCCCCGGACAAGGCCGGCAACGGACAGGTCGCCCCGCCCGAAAGCGAGGCGAGCGACGTGCCGGATCAGCGGTCGAGGTAGCCGTTCAGGCCGAGGACCAG
The nucleotide sequence above comes from Amycolatopsis sp. AA4. Encoded proteins:
- a CDS encoding slipin family protein → MIVEIVSAVVVAGGVWLASAVRVVKQYERGLVFRFGRVRAQVRDPGLALLLPIADRMQKVNMQVVTLPVPAQDGITRDNVTVRVDAVVYFKVVDPVLAAVHVQDYRSAIGQVAQTSLRSIIGKSDLDDLLSNRERLNEGLELMIDSPALDWGIHIDRVEIKDVALPESMKRSMSRQAEAERERRARVISADGELQASHKLAQAAATMADTPAALQLRLLETVVQVSAEKNSTLVLPFPVELLRFLDARTDPAAKPAAKPPEPRTSAEVSPDKAGNGQVAPPESEASDVPDQRSR